From Jiangella mangrovi:
GCGGGCCCGCATGTGGGCCGACACGCTGCGGGCGCACGAGGAGGGCCGCATCCGCATGACCGAGCTGCGCGCGTCGGACTACTACGGCCCCGGCGTGCGCGACCAGGGCCACGTGGGCGAGCGGTTCTTCCCGCCGATCCTCGCCGGCAAGCCCGCCACCTACCTGAGCGACCCGACGGTCAGCCGCAGCTGGACCTACGTCCACGACGTCGCCGCCGCACTGGCCACCGCCGGGAGCGACGAGCGGGCGTACGGCCGCGCCTGGCACGTGCCGACGGCGGCGCCGTTCTCGGCCCGCGAGCTGGCGGACCGCGCCGCCGCGATCGCCGGCACCGCGCCGGCCCGCATCCGCCGCGTGCCGTACTGGGTCCAGGACGCCATGGGTCTGGCCGTGCCGATGATGCGCGAGCTGAAGGAGACCCGGCACCAGTTCTCGCGGCCGTTCGTGCTCGACTCGTCGGACTTCGAGGCCACGTTCGGGCAGCGGCCGACCTCCCTCGACGACGGCGTCGCCGAGACGGTCAGGTGGTGGC
This genomic window contains:
- a CDS encoding NAD-dependent epimerase/dehydratase family protein, whose amino-acid sequence is MSKHVIVGAGQIGTLLATRLAGDGHEVVVVSRSGSGPDGVAKVAASGADEARLTQVTQGAAVLYNCANPPYHRWTQDWPPMAAALLGTAQTTGAVLTTLANLYPYGEVSGPMTEDLPLSSPGVKGQVRARMWADTLRAHEEGRIRMTELRASDYYGPGVRDQGHVGERFFPPILAGKPATYLSDPTVSRSWTYVHDVAAALATAGSDERAYGRAWHVPTAAPFSARELADRAAAIAGTAPARIRRVPYWVQDAMGLAVPMMRELKETRHQFSRPFVLDSSDFEATFGQRPTSLDDGVAETVRWWQAQPAR